A genomic region of Roseofilum casamattae BLCC-M143 contains the following coding sequences:
- a CDS encoding ABC1 kinase family protein gives MPKQTLTATVSLVEPPEVSYDPNVLIAKYRSRFLQVIGRLIELGWSFFGLLLGLWWDKQIGSSDRQEKRRAVQLREVLTRLGPAYIKIGQALSTRPDLMAPAYLEELTRLQDQLPPFPNEVAYQFIEEELGDRPEFIYAEISPKPVAAASLGQVYKGKLKTGEIVAIKVQRPDLQEKISLDLYILRQLAGWIKNNVKRVRSDLVAIMDEFGARIYEEMDYSHEGRNAEIFEQLYGYLPEIYVPKIYWKYTKRRVLTMEWITGTKLTELESIRAQGLDASHLIEVGVECSLRQLLEHGFFHADPHPGNLLASPEGKLVYLDFGMMSEVKPYQRYGLIEAIVHLVNRDFPGLAHDYVKLEFLSPETDLSPIIPALSQVFNSALGASVAELNFKNITDQLSQVMYDYPFRVPAYYALIIRSLVTLEGIAINVNPNFKVLSKAYPYVAKRLLTDPSPELRASLKDLLFKDGSFRWNRLENLLKNARDSQDYDLEVVLNQTIDFLFSERGEFIRDRIVDEIVKSVDTLGRNTLATVTARVRQTIGMNGDKPLPKPTTTGEKTEDQQNLEHLQRIWQIVRETQGFDPMKVIPILPQLIFKPETQQMGQQIASGLAQRAIARFIREILLSEDLENGASPHNSQNKRSSIPRNNSSPIALAPAAFSAKS, from the coding sequence ATGCCAAAGCAAACACTCACTGCTACAGTATCTTTGGTTGAACCGCCAGAGGTCAGTTACGATCCTAACGTACTGATTGCTAAATATCGGTCTCGTTTCCTCCAAGTTATCGGACGGTTAATTGAGCTGGGCTGGTCATTCTTCGGGTTGTTGCTCGGTTTGTGGTGGGATAAGCAAATAGGAAGTAGCGATCGCCAGGAAAAGCGGCGAGCCGTACAACTGCGCGAAGTTCTGACTCGTTTGGGCCCTGCCTACATTAAAATCGGACAAGCTCTCTCTACGCGTCCCGATTTAATGGCTCCAGCTTATTTGGAGGAGCTAACTCGCCTGCAAGATCAACTGCCACCTTTTCCGAATGAGGTGGCTTATCAGTTTATTGAAGAAGAGTTAGGCGATCGCCCCGAATTTATTTATGCTGAAATTAGCCCGAAACCGGTTGCCGCTGCTTCATTAGGACAAGTCTATAAAGGGAAGCTGAAAACTGGAGAAATCGTAGCGATAAAGGTACAGCGTCCGGACTTACAGGAAAAGATTTCTCTTGATTTATATATTCTGCGACAATTAGCCGGTTGGATAAAGAATAATGTCAAGCGAGTTCGCAGCGATTTGGTTGCCATTATGGATGAGTTTGGCGCTCGCATTTATGAAGAAATGGACTATAGCCATGAAGGTCGAAATGCAGAAATTTTCGAGCAATTGTATGGCTATTTACCCGAGATTTACGTGCCAAAAATCTATTGGAAATATACCAAACGTCGCGTGTTAACGATGGAATGGATTACGGGAACTAAGTTAACTGAATTAGAAAGTATTCGCGCTCAAGGATTAGATGCGTCGCATTTAATTGAAGTTGGAGTTGAGTGTTCGTTGCGTCAGCTTTTGGAGCATGGTTTTTTCCACGCCGATCCCCATCCCGGAAATCTTTTGGCATCTCCAGAAGGAAAATTAGTCTATCTCGACTTTGGCATGATGAGCGAGGTCAAACCCTATCAGCGCTACGGGTTAATTGAAGCGATCGTGCATTTAGTCAATCGAGATTTCCCAGGATTGGCTCATGATTATGTTAAGTTAGAGTTTCTCTCTCCAGAAACAGACCTGAGTCCAATTATTCCAGCATTATCTCAAGTATTTAATAGCGCGCTCGGGGCGTCGGTCGCTGAGTTGAATTTTAAAAATATTACCGACCAACTTTCTCAGGTCATGTACGACTATCCCTTCCGCGTCCCTGCCTACTATGCCTTGATCATCCGCTCCTTGGTCACTTTAGAGGGAATTGCGATTAATGTTAATCCTAACTTTAAGGTACTCAGTAAAGCTTATCCATATGTGGCAAAACGCTTGCTTACCGATCCTTCGCCCGAATTGCGAGCATCTCTGAAAGATTTGCTTTTCAAAGATGGAAGTTTTCGTTGGAATCGGTTAGAGAATTTGCTGAAAAATGCTCGGGATAGCCAAGATTACGATCTAGAAGTTGTCTTGAACCAGACGATAGATTTCTTGTTCTCCGAACGTGGAGAATTTATCCGCGATCGCATCGTCGATGAAATTGTGAAAAGTGTCGATACGTTGGGACGAAATACCTTAGCAACAGTTACTGCTCGCGTACGCCAAACCATCGGCATGAATGGGGATAAACCGTTACCGAAACCGACAACAACAGGCGAGAAAACCGAAGACCAGCAAAACTTGGAGCATCTTCAACGAATCTGGCAGATTGTTCGAGAAACTCAAGGCTTCGATCCAATGAAAGTGATTCCCATCCTTCCACAACTGATATTTAAACCGGAAACACAGCAAATGGGACAACAAATTGCGAGCGGATTAGCCCAACGCGCGATCGCCAGATTCATTCGTGAAATTTTGCTGAGCGAGGATCTCGAAAATGGAGCATCTCCCCATAATTCTCAGAATAAAAGATCTTCGATTCCCAGAAATAATTCGTCGCCAATTGCCCTCGCTCCGGCAGCTTTTTCGGCGAAATCTTGA
- the psaB gene encoding photosystem I core protein PsaB, with the protein MATKFPKFSQDLAQDPTTRRIWYGIATAHDFETHDGMTEENLYQKIFASHFGHLAIIFLWTSGNLFHVAWQGNFEQWIKDPLNVRPIAHAIWDPQFGSAAIDAYTQAGASNPVNIAYSGVYHWWYTIGMRTNGDLYQGAIFLLVLASLMLFAGWLHLQPNFRPSLSWFKNAESRLNHHLAGLFGVSSLAWTGHLVHVAIPESRGQHVGWDNFLSTLPHPAGLAPFFTGNWGVYAQDPDTASHVFGTAQGSGTAILTFLGGFHPQTESLWLTDMAHHHLAIAVLFIIAGHMYRTNWGIGHSMKEIMEAHNPPKGTPFGGMIGDGHKGMYDTYNESLHFQLGWHLACLGVVTSLVAQHMYAMPPYAFIAKDYTTMAALYTHHQYIAGFLMVGAFAHGAIFFVRDYDPEANKNNVLARMLEHKEALISHLSWVSLFLGFHTLGLYVHNDVVVAFGTPEKQILIEPVFAQWIQASSGKALYGFDVLLSNASSAAATANGAWLPGWLDAINSGTNSLFLTIGPGDFLVHHAIALGLHTTTLILVKGALDARGSKLMPDKKDFGYSFPCDGPGRGGTCDISAWDAFYLAMFWMLNTLGWLTFYWHWKHLSVWQGNVAQFNESSTHLMGWFRDYLWLNSSQLINGYNPYGMNNLAVWAWMFLFGHLVWATGFMFLISWRGYWQELIETIVWAHERTPLANLVRWKDKPVALSIVQARVVGLAHFTVGYVLTYAAFLIASTAGKFG; encoded by the coding sequence ATGGCAACAAAATTCCCCAAGTTTAGCCAAGACCTCGCACAAGACCCGACAACTCGTCGGATCTGGTACGGGATAGCTACGGCTCACGATTTTGAAACCCACGACGGAATGACGGAAGAAAATCTTTATCAAAAGATTTTTGCTTCCCACTTCGGTCACCTGGCAATCATTTTCCTCTGGACTTCCGGCAACCTGTTCCACGTCGCTTGGCAAGGAAACTTTGAACAGTGGATTAAAGATCCGCTGAATGTCCGTCCCATTGCCCATGCAATTTGGGACCCTCAATTTGGATCGGCAGCTATCGATGCTTACACTCAAGCCGGTGCTTCTAATCCTGTAAACATTGCATATTCTGGCGTCTACCACTGGTGGTACACCATCGGAATGCGCACCAATGGCGACCTGTATCAAGGAGCTATCTTCCTTTTGGTTCTAGCTTCCCTGATGCTGTTTGCCGGTTGGTTGCACCTGCAACCAAACTTCCGCCCCAGCTTGTCCTGGTTCAAAAACGCTGAATCTCGCCTCAACCACCACTTGGCTGGTTTGTTTGGGGTTAGTTCTTTGGCTTGGACCGGTCACTTAGTTCACGTTGCCATCCCCGAATCTCGCGGACAGCACGTGGGTTGGGATAACTTCCTGAGCACTTTGCCTCACCCAGCTGGGTTGGCTCCTTTCTTTACCGGTAACTGGGGCGTTTACGCTCAAGATCCGGATACCGCTAGCCACGTTTTCGGTACCGCTCAAGGTTCCGGAACTGCGATTCTTACCTTCTTAGGTGGTTTCCATCCCCAAACCGAGTCTCTCTGGCTCACTGATATGGCTCATCACCATCTGGCGATCGCCGTTCTCTTCATCATTGCTGGACATATGTACCGCACCAACTGGGGTATCGGTCACAGCATGAAAGAGATTATGGAAGCCCACAATCCTCCCAAAGGTACTCCCTTTGGAGGAATGATCGGTGACGGTCATAAGGGAATGTACGATACCTATAATGAGTCCCTGCACTTCCAGTTAGGATGGCACCTCGCTTGTTTGGGTGTGGTTACTTCCCTGGTTGCCCAGCACATGTATGCAATGCCTCCTTATGCTTTCATCGCTAAGGACTACACCACCATGGCGGCTCTGTACACCCATCACCAGTACATTGCTGGGTTCTTGATGGTTGGAGCTTTTGCTCACGGTGCTATCTTCTTCGTTCGCGATTACGATCCGGAAGCTAACAAGAACAACGTATTGGCTCGGATGCTCGAGCATAAGGAAGCTCTCATCTCTCACCTGAGCTGGGTATCCTTATTCCTCGGTTTCCACACTCTCGGACTATACGTCCACAATGATGTTGTGGTTGCTTTCGGTACTCCTGAGAAACAAATCCTCATCGAACCCGTATTTGCACAGTGGATTCAAGCCTCCTCTGGTAAAGCACTGTATGGCTTCGATGTATTGCTCTCTAATGCTAGTAGTGCTGCTGCTACTGCTAACGGAGCTTGGTTACCCGGATGGTTAGATGCCATCAACAGCGGTACCAACTCTCTGTTCCTGACCATCGGCCCTGGCGACTTCTTGGTTCACCACGCGATCGCTCTAGGTCTGCATACCACCACCTTGATCTTGGTCAAAGGTGCTCTGGATGCTCGCGGTTCTAAGCTAATGCCGGACAAAAAAGACTTCGGTTACAGCTTCCCTTGCGATGGTCCCGGACGTGGCGGTACTTGCGACATCTCCGCATGGGATGCCTTCTACCTAGCAATGTTCTGGATGCTGAATACCCTGGGCTGGTTAACCTTCTACTGGCACTGGAAGCATCTGTCAGTCTGGCAAGGTAATGTGGCTCAGTTCAACGAATCTTCTACCCACTTGATGGGTTGGTTCCGCGATTATCTCTGGCTGAACTCGTCTCAGCTAATCAATGGATACAATCCCTACGGCATGAATAACCTGGCAGTTTGGGCTTGGATGTTCCTCTTCGGACACCTGGTTTGGGCCACTGGTTTCATGTTCCTGATTAGCTGGCGCGGTTACTGGCAAGAGTTAATCGAAACGATTGTTTGGGCACACGAGCGCACTCCTCTAGCGAACTTGGTTCGTTGGAAAGATAAGCCCGTTGCTCTCTCCATCGTTCAAGCTCGGGTGGTTGGTTTAGCTCACTTCACTGTGGGTTATGTCCTCACCTACGCTGCATTCTTGATTGCTTCGACTGCTGGTAAGTTTGGTTAA
- a CDS encoding isochorismate lyase, with translation MKNPDECTNITEIRTEIDRLDRQIIEILGQRFHYVKAAAQFKTSKTDVQASERFTAMLNQRRIWAEDTGLSPDAIEKMYRDLVEYFIAAEMKQWERTETE, from the coding sequence GTGAAAAATCCAGATGAATGTACCAACATCACGGAAATTCGTACCGAAATCGATCGCTTAGACCGACAGATTATTGAAATACTGGGTCAGCGTTTCCACTATGTCAAAGCCGCAGCCCAGTTTAAAACCAGTAAAACTGACGTGCAAGCCTCCGAACGTTTTACTGCCATGTTGAACCAACGTCGGATTTGGGCGGAAGACACTGGCTTAAGTCCGGATGCCATTGAGAAAATGTATCGGGATTTAGTCGAGTACTTTATCGCAGCAGAAATGAAACAGTGGGAAAGGACTGAAACAGAATAG
- a CDS encoding Uma2 family endonuclease: MSMTIEDLEKLQTHFTNAHLDYNLELVDGKIIVMGLSDYVSEVIIARLIFFLQNWVMPRSLGYVTGSSAGFRLPDGNLRGPDVAFVPAAKMAQAPRSFAEIVPDLTIEVRSASDNIRPLEEKLNRFLELGSQVGILVDPKHLTVTIYRPDREPIVLRDNDILAIPELLPGWELEIAEIWPPVFEQ, encoded by the coding sequence ATGTCTATGACAATTGAAGATCTAGAAAAATTACAAACCCATTTTACTAATGCTCACCTAGACTATAACCTAGAATTAGTTGACGGGAAAATTATTGTCATGGGATTATCAGACTACGTTTCTGAAGTTATTATAGCCCGATTAATTTTTTTCTTACAAAATTGGGTCATGCCGCGATCGCTGGGTTATGTTACCGGTTCTAGTGCTGGTTTTAGACTACCAGATGGTAATTTGCGAGGGCCCGATGTTGCCTTTGTTCCCGCTGCGAAGATGGCTCAAGCTCCCCGTAGTTTTGCCGAAATTGTCCCCGATCTGACCATTGAAGTGCGATCGGCATCGGATAATATTAGACCATTAGAAGAAAAGCTGAACAGATTTTTGGAATTAGGTTCTCAAGTTGGCATTCTGGTTGACCCAAAACATTTAACTGTAACCATTTATCGTCCCGATCGCGAACCAATAGTACTTCGGGATAACGATATTCTTGCCATTCCCGAATTATTGCCGGGTTGGGAATTAGAAATTGCAGAAATTTGGCCCCCTGTATTCGAGCAATAA
- a CDS encoding histidine phosphatase family protein translates to MTQTVWIARHANRLDFVSPEWFNTAERRYDPPLSDDGLIQVKELAHRLKSEKITRIFASPFLRTVQTACGIAEVLDLPVTLDWGLCEWLNGDWMTEMPEIEPFDRLCDRFAKINSTVPIRGIPHYPETEKQCLHRAGKAINKLVTEFPDDELLCVGHGASVLGMTMGLVDGIGKSDVNASLACLVKVVRNGEQWIMELNGDTSHLSSSESTIRFN, encoded by the coding sequence ATGACTCAAACTGTTTGGATCGCTCGCCATGCCAACCGTTTAGATTTCGTTAGTCCCGAATGGTTTAATACCGCAGAACGACGTTACGATCCTCCTTTATCCGACGATGGATTAATTCAGGTCAAAGAGTTAGCCCATCGACTAAAATCGGAAAAGATTACTCGTATTTTTGCCTCTCCATTTTTGCGAACGGTGCAAACGGCTTGTGGCATTGCTGAGGTTCTCGATTTACCCGTAACTTTAGATTGGGGACTGTGCGAATGGTTAAATGGAGATTGGATGACCGAAATGCCGGAAATTGAGCCATTCGATCGCTTGTGCGATCGCTTTGCTAAAATTAACTCAACGGTTCCCATTCGCGGTATCCCTCACTATCCGGAAACGGAGAAACAATGCTTGCATCGAGCAGGCAAAGCGATAAATAAGCTAGTCACGGAGTTTCCAGATGACGAGCTGTTATGCGTCGGTCACGGAGCATCCGTTCTGGGGATGACTATGGGACTGGTTGATGGCATCGGGAAATCTGATGTGAATGCGTCTTTAGCGTGCTTGGTCAAGGTTGTCCGCAATGGAGAGCAGTGGATAATGGAGTTAAATGGAGATACATCTCATTTAAGTTCCAGCGAAAGTACAATCCGGTTTAATTAA
- a CDS encoding alpha/beta fold hydrolase, with the protein MVTRKMLQCDRLQLSYREWSPGGEPILLLHGLADTSAVWSSLASFLEDNYHCVAPDLRGHGDSDKPETGYEFRHLIADLEALMKHLGWSSAHILAHSFSAKFIPIWAKERPDRFRSMILVDPFFIDKMPGWFSITFPLLYRILPFLQGMGPFQNYEEAETKAKQLKQYRGWSALQQEVFQASVEQKSDGSWGSKFTIAARNGTFTEVMKVAGLTQSLNVPTLFIKPEAGLNRSSWQFKPYQRYLNSLTMAEVPGNHWAFLVEPDAFNGVVAEFLATMANDRN; encoded by the coding sequence ATGGTCACTCGCAAAATGTTACAGTGCGATCGCCTGCAATTGTCGTATCGAGAATGGTCTCCTGGAGGAGAGCCAATTTTGCTCTTGCATGGTTTAGCCGATACGAGTGCCGTTTGGTCGAGTTTAGCCTCTTTTTTAGAGGACAACTACCATTGCGTTGCTCCAGATTTGCGAGGCCATGGGGACAGCGATAAACCAGAAACAGGATATGAATTTCGACATTTAATTGCCGATCTTGAAGCACTGATGAAACACTTAGGCTGGAGCAGCGCTCATATTCTCGCTCATTCCTTTTCCGCTAAATTTATTCCCATTTGGGCGAAAGAACGTCCGGATAGATTTCGCAGCATGATTCTGGTCGATCCGTTCTTTATTGACAAAATGCCCGGTTGGTTTTCCATTACCTTTCCCTTACTCTATCGCATCTTGCCTTTTCTGCAAGGAATGGGGCCGTTTCAAAACTATGAGGAAGCCGAAACTAAAGCCAAGCAACTGAAGCAATATCGAGGATGGAGCGCTCTCCAGCAAGAGGTATTTCAAGCCAGCGTCGAACAAAAATCCGATGGCAGTTGGGGGAGTAAATTTACCATTGCAGCGCGAAATGGCACATTTACAGAAGTAATGAAAGTTGCCGGACTGACTCAATCTTTGAATGTCCCCACCTTGTTTATTAAACCGGAAGCCGGACTCAATCGCAGCAGTTGGCAATTCAAACCTTACCAAAGGTATCTGAATTCATTAACTATGGCTGAAGTTCCGGGAAATCACTGGGCGTTTTTAGTCGAACCGGATGCCTTTAATGGGGTTGTAGCCGAATTTTTAGCAACCATGGCAAATGATAGAAATTAA
- a CDS encoding glucokinase — MSIRLAGDIGGTKTRLRLVQKQEDTDDLQVLAEERYPSQEFDDLVPIIKLFLQEKGRDFGYPEKACFAIAGPVANNEVKLTNLNWDLHGDRLQQQLNLQRVRLINDFSAIGYGILGLKAEDLNTLQVGIVNPNAPIAILGAGTGLGQGFVIPTGTGDYRVFASEGGHVDFAPRNDLEADLLPYLLAKYNWERVSVERIVCGSGITEIYQFLRDRNFAPESEFLAELYPQWLSEQQDENLEETIDLAAEISKAATAGGDPLSEQTMAMFMDAYGAEAGNVSLKFLPYGGLYIAGGIAAKNLSLMAKGQFLSAFRGKGRMTKLMQQIPVRIIVNQNVGLIGAAICADRL; from the coding sequence ATGAGTATACGACTGGCGGGCGATATTGGCGGTACAAAAACTCGGCTCAGATTGGTACAAAAGCAAGAGGATACCGACGATTTACAGGTTTTAGCCGAGGAGCGCTATCCGAGCCAAGAGTTTGACGATTTAGTTCCCATTATTAAGCTGTTTTTGCAGGAAAAAGGAAGGGACTTTGGATATCCGGAAAAAGCTTGTTTTGCGATCGCCGGCCCGGTGGCGAACAATGAAGTTAAGTTAACCAATTTAAACTGGGATTTACACGGCGATCGCCTGCAGCAGCAGCTCAATTTACAGCGAGTACGCTTAATTAATGATTTTTCCGCCATTGGTTATGGAATTTTGGGCTTAAAAGCAGAGGATTTAAACACATTACAGGTAGGAATAGTTAACCCCAATGCACCTATAGCAATTTTGGGAGCAGGAACGGGTTTGGGTCAAGGATTTGTTATCCCGACTGGTACTGGAGACTATCGGGTTTTTGCTTCGGAGGGAGGTCACGTAGACTTTGCACCGCGTAACGATCTAGAAGCGGATTTATTGCCATATTTACTGGCAAAATATAACTGGGAGCGAGTCTCGGTTGAGCGCATAGTTTGTGGCAGTGGAATTACTGAAATTTATCAGTTTTTGCGCGATCGTAACTTTGCTCCAGAATCAGAATTTCTAGCGGAACTCTATCCCCAATGGTTATCCGAGCAACAGGACGAAAATCTAGAAGAAACTATCGATCTTGCTGCAGAAATTTCTAAAGCAGCGACTGCGGGAGGCGACCCTCTGAGCGAACAAACCATGGCAATGTTTATGGATGCTTATGGGGCAGAAGCTGGCAATGTTAGCCTGAAATTTTTGCCTTATGGCGGATTATATATTGCTGGGGGAATCGCCGCGAAAAATTTATCCTTGATGGCTAAAGGACAATTCTTATCTGCATTTCGCGGTAAAGGACGAATGACAAAACTAATGCAACAGATTCCCGTTCGTATTATTGTCAATCAGAATGTGGGTTTAATTGGGGCGGCGATTTGTGCCGATCGCTTGTAA
- the psaA gene encoding photosystem I core protein PsaA, with protein MTTTPKEQKAKARVVVDTDPVPTSFEKWGKPGHFDRTLARGPKTTTWIWNLHADAHDFDSHTSDLEDVSRKIFSAHFGHLAVVFVWLSGAYFHGAKFSNYEAWLSDPTGIKPGAQVVWPVVGQGILNGDIGGGYHGIQITSGLFQLWRASGFTDSYQLYCTAIGGLVMAGLMLFAGWFHYHKAAPKLEWFQNVESMMNHHLSVLLGCGSLGWAGHQIHVSLPINKLLDSGVALKDIPLPHEFLTNPSLMSELYPGVEWGGLSGIQPFFTLNWGAYSEFLTFKGGLNPVTGGLWLSDTAHHHLAIAVLFIIAGHMYRTNWGIGHSMKEILEAHKGPFTGEGHKGLYEIFTTSWHAQLSLNLALLGSLSIIVAHHMYAMPPYPYIATDYPTQLSLFTHHVWIGGFLIVGAGAHAAIYMVRDYDPAKNVDNLLDRVIRHRDAIISHLNWVCIWLGFHSFGLYIHNDTMRALGRTQDMFSDTAIQLQPIFAQWVQNLHNLAPGNTAPNALASVSPAFGGDVVAVGGKVAMMPIALGTADFMVHHIHAFTIHVTVLILLKGVLYARSSRLVPDKGSIGFRFPCDGPGRGGTCQVSGWDHVFLGLFWMYNSLSIVIFHFSWKMQSDVWGSVGPDGSVTHITYGNFAQSAITINGWLRDFLWAQASQVITSYGSALSAYGIMFLAGHFIFAFSLMFLFSGRGYWQELIESIVWAHNKLKVAPAIQPRALSIIQGRAVGVAHYLLGGIVTTWAFFLARIISVG; from the coding sequence ATGACAACTACCCCAAAGGAGCAAAAAGCAAAGGCAAGGGTGGTAGTCGATACAGACCCAGTACCCACTTCATTCGAGAAATGGGGCAAGCCGGGTCACTTTGACCGAACCCTAGCTAGAGGACCCAAAACCACAACCTGGATTTGGAATCTTCATGCCGATGCTCACGATTTCGATAGTCATACCAGCGATCTAGAAGACGTATCTAGAAAAATCTTTAGTGCCCATTTCGGCCACTTAGCCGTTGTCTTCGTTTGGCTCAGTGGCGCTTACTTCCATGGTGCTAAATTCTCAAATTATGAAGCTTGGTTAAGCGATCCCACAGGAATTAAACCTGGCGCCCAGGTGGTTTGGCCCGTTGTCGGTCAAGGCATTCTGAATGGCGATATCGGTGGTGGATACCACGGAATCCAGATCACATCCGGGTTATTTCAACTGTGGAGAGCCTCTGGCTTCACGGACTCATACCAACTGTATTGCACCGCGATCGGTGGGTTGGTTATGGCCGGTCTAATGCTGTTTGCCGGTTGGTTCCACTACCACAAAGCTGCTCCCAAGTTGGAGTGGTTCCAGAACGTAGAGTCGATGATGAACCATCACCTCTCCGTTCTGCTCGGTTGTGGCTCTCTCGGCTGGGCGGGTCACCAAATTCACGTTTCCTTACCCATCAACAAGTTGTTGGATTCTGGAGTAGCTCTCAAGGATATTCCCTTGCCTCACGAGTTTCTCACCAATCCCAGCTTGATGAGCGAACTCTACCCCGGTGTAGAGTGGGGCGGACTGAGCGGAATTCAACCCTTCTTCACCCTGAATTGGGGAGCCTACAGCGAGTTCTTGACCTTCAAAGGCGGTCTCAATCCCGTAACCGGTGGATTGTGGCTATCAGATACTGCTCATCACCACTTGGCGATCGCAGTACTCTTCATTATTGCTGGACACATGTACCGCACCAACTGGGGTATCGGTCACAGCATGAAGGAAATCCTGGAAGCTCACAAAGGGCCCTTTACCGGGGAAGGTCACAAGGGATTGTACGAAATCTTTACAACCTCTTGGCACGCTCAACTGTCTCTCAACCTCGCGTTGTTAGGATCTTTGAGCATCATCGTGGCTCATCACATGTATGCGATGCCTCCGTATCCTTACATTGCCACAGACTATCCAACTCAACTTTCCCTGTTTACCCACCACGTTTGGATTGGGGGATTTTTGATTGTTGGGGCTGGCGCTCACGCCGCGATCTACATGGTCCGCGACTATGACCCAGCGAAAAACGTAGATAACTTGTTAGACCGCGTGATTCGTCACCGGGATGCCATTATCTCTCACCTCAACTGGGTATGTATCTGGCTCGGCTTCCACAGCTTCGGCCTGTACATCCACAACGACACCATGCGTGCCCTAGGTCGTACCCAAGATATGTTCTCGGATACGGCAATTCAATTGCAACCCATCTTTGCCCAGTGGGTCCAGAATCTGCATAATCTGGCTCCTGGCAATACAGCTCCCAACGCCCTCGCTAGCGTGAGTCCTGCGTTTGGTGGCGATGTAGTTGCCGTTGGTGGAAAAGTAGCCATGATGCCTATCGCTCTGGGAACAGCCGATTTCATGGTTCACCACATTCACGCCTTTACGATCCACGTTACGGTGCTGATTCTCCTCAAAGGCGTTCTCTATGCCCGTAGCTCTCGTCTGGTTCCGGATAAAGGAAGCATCGGTTTCCGTTTCCCCTGCGATGGTCCGGGTCGTGGCGGTACTTGCCAAGTCTCGGGATGGGATCACGTCTTCCTGGGTCTGTTCTGGATGTACAACTCCCTATCGATCGTAATCTTCCACTTTAGCTGGAAAATGCAATCCGATGTATGGGGCAGCGTCGGTCCAGATGGCAGTGTCACCCACATCACCTATGGAAACTTTGCCCAAAGTGCAATTACCATTAATGGCTGGTTGCGCGATTTCTTGTGGGCGCAAGCCTCTCAAGTTATCACCTCTTACGGTTCAGCACTGTCCGCTTATGGAATTATGTTCCTTGCCGGTCACTTTATCTTTGCCTTCAGCTTGATGTTCCTCTTCAGCGGACGCGGCTACTGGCAAGAGTTGATTGAATCGATTGTTTGGGCCCATAATAAGCTCAAAGTCGCTCCAGCGATTCAGCCTCGTGCCTTGAGTATTATTCAAGGTCGGGCTGTAGGGGTAGCTCACTACCTCTTGGGAGGAATTGTCACTACTTGGGCATTCTTCCTAGCTCGCATCATTTCAGTAGGATGA
- a CDS encoding EI24 domain-containing protein, producing MPSELIVSLELLQAIAMLKFPLGFIAGATYPFRAFFLLLRSPHLRGYAIIPVAVNLIVGVALYLGLVFPSLELVESLVTRLSVQWEEWIARLPQWLSFLNFITLGLHWLLNAVLVLLLFAIAGFLVVEFGAILGSPWYGQLSEQLEKKRLGQLPASDSHPLAIFQDIWRAILFELKKLALMAGVGLALLLLNSIPGIGTLLFSIGGLMLAATIVCLDFLDSPLERRRLQFRQKLGMVWRAFPASASFGFVCLGLISLPFVNLLIVPLCVSGGTLLFCDRIWPGQFSGERTPTSPD from the coding sequence ATGCCTAGTGAGCTTATAGTCTCCTTGGAACTATTGCAAGCGATCGCCATGTTGAAATTTCCCCTCGGATTTATTGCCGGAGCAACGTACCCGTTTCGAGCATTCTTCTTACTGCTGCGATCCCCACATCTGCGAGGCTATGCCATAATTCCCGTCGCTGTTAATCTTATCGTTGGCGTGGCTTTGTATCTGGGGTTAGTCTTCCCCAGTCTAGAATTGGTCGAAAGCCTAGTCACTCGGTTATCTGTGCAATGGGAAGAGTGGATTGCCCGGTTACCTCAGTGGCTGAGCTTTCTCAATTTCATTACCCTCGGACTGCATTGGCTTTTAAATGCGGTTCTGGTACTTCTCCTATTTGCGATCGCTGGATTTTTAGTTGTCGAGTTTGGGGCCATTCTCGGATCGCCCTGGTACGGTCAATTATCCGAACAACTCGAGAAAAAGCGCCTGGGACAGTTACCCGCCTCCGACAGCCATCCCTTAGCTATTTTCCAAGATATTTGGCGAGCTATCCTGTTTGAGCTGAAAAAGCTGGCATTAATGGCTGGAGTTGGCTTGGCTTTGCTGCTGTTGAACTCTATTCCCGGTATTGGAACCCTACTCTTCAGTATTGGTGGATTAATGCTAGCGGCAACTATTGTCTGTCTGGACTTTCTCGACTCTCCCCTAGAACGCCGTCGCCTTCAGTTTCGGCAAAAGTTAGGGATGGTTTGGCGCGCTTTTCCAGCTAGTGCTAGTTTTGGATTCGTCTGCTTGGGGTTGATTAGCCTTCCGTTTGTGAATCTATTGATCGTTCCGCTTTGCGTCTCGGGAGGAACGCTCTTGTTCTGCGATCGCATTTGGCCGGGGCAGTTTTCTGGCGAAAGAACCCCAACCTCGCCAGATTAG